GTAGCGGATGGTGCCGTCCACGCCGCGTTCATTGGTGAAGTTCGCTTCCCGGCTGGCCTCGGTGAGGACGGGGTGCTTCAGTTCCAGGCCAACCAGCGACCAGGTACCGGAGGAGATGTAGGCGAAGGCCTCATTCCCGGCGGGAACTGCGGCGACGGCGGAGGCGGTGTCGTGGGAGCCGACTGCCACCACCGTGGTTTCGGCAGGAAGGCCAACGGCCGCGGCCACGTCCGGCAGGAGGTCCCCGTACGCTTCGCCGGGCTGGATCAGCGGCGGGAACAGGTCCTTCCGCAGGCCCAGTGCAGTGAAGAACTCGGTGGCCCACTCCCCCGCCACGGCGTCGAACAGTCCGGTGGTGGAGGCGTTGGTCGCTTCGGTCCCTCGTACGCCGGTGAGCAGGAACGCGATCAGGTCCGGGATGAGCAGCGCATGCAGCCCGTCCAGGTCCTGCTCAGTGGCCAGCTGGTAGATGGTGTTGAACTGCAGGAACTGCAGGCCAGTGGTCTGGTACAGGCGCGCCGGGTCCAGTGTGCCGTGGACGTGCGCGACGGCGGTGCGGCTGCGGTCGTCGCGGTAGCTGAACGGCTGCGCCACCAGTTTCCCGGCGTCGTCCACCAGGCCGTAGTCCACGGCCCAGGTGTCGATGCCTATGCTGGCAATCCTTTCGCCCTGCACTGCCGCCACCGTAGCGGCAGCGCGCAGGCCCTCAAGCACCTCCGCGTACAGGGCGTCGAAGTCCCAGCGGAGGCCGCCGTCGCGCTCCACCACGCCGTTGGGGAAGCGGTGGACGGTTTCCAGCTCCACCCCTTCACCGGAAACCCGTCCCAGCATCACACGCCCGGAGGAGGCGCCGATGTCGACGGCGGCGAACACACCCGGGGTGCGCACACCGCCGCCGGCACCGCGCTGTGGCGGGGAAGCGAAGGCACTCACCGCAGGAAGGCTGCGGCCACCCCGGCGTCCACGGGGATGTGCAGGCCGGTGGTGTGGGACAGTTCGTTGCTGGTGAGGACGGCGGCGGCGTTGGCCACGTGCTCGGGCAGGACTTCGCGCTTGAGCAGGGTCCGCTGGGCGTAGTACTCGCCCAGCTTCTCCTCCTCCACGCCGTAGACCGCGGCGCGCTTGGCGCCCCAGCCGCCGGCGAAGATTCCTGAACCACGCACCACGCCGTCGGGGTTGATGCCGTTGACGCGAATGCCGTGCTCGCCCAGTTCGGCGGCAAGCAGGCGGACCTGGTGGGCTTGGTCTGCCTTGGTGGCGGAGTAGGCAATGTTGTTGGGGCCGGCGAATACCGAGTTCTTGGAGGAGATGTAGATGATGTCCCCGCCCATGCCCTGGGCGATCATCACCTTCGCAGCGGCCTTGGCCACCAGGAACGAGCCCTTGGCCATCACATTGTGCTGCAGGTCCCAGTCCTTTTCGGTGGTTTCCAGCAGCGGCTTGGAAATCGACAGGCCGGCGTTGTTGACCACCAGGTCGACGCCGCCGAAGGCCAGGACAGCGGCGTCGATCGCGGCAGCAACCTGGGCCTCGTCCGTGACATCGGCCTGGACGCCGATGGCGACGTCGGCACCGCCCAGTTCCTCGGCGACCTTTTGTGCGTTCCCAAGGTTCAGGTCGGCAATGACGACGCACGCGCCGTCGGACGCCAAACGCGTGGCGATGGCCTTGCCGATGCCGGACGCCGCACCCGTCACCAGCGCGATGCGGGTGGCATGGGACTTGGGCTTGGGCATCCGGGCCAGCTTGGCTTCCTCCAGCGCCCAGTACTCGATCCGGAACTTCTCGGATTCCTCGATCGGGGCGTAGGTGGAGATTGCCTCCGCGCCGCGCATGACGTTGATCGCGTTGATATAGAACTCGCCGGCAACCCGGGCGGTCTGCTTGTCCTTGCCGTAGGAGAACATGCCCACGCCCGGGACCAGCACGATGGCAGGATCCGCCCCACGCAGCGCCGGGGAATCGGGATCGGCGTGCCGGTCGTAGTAGGCCTGGTAGTCCTCGCGGTAGTCCGCGTGCAGTTCGTGCAGCCGGGCAACCGAGTCCTCCACGCTGGCGTCGGCTGGCAGGTCCAGAATCAGCGGCTTGACCTTGGTGCGCAGGAAGTGGTCCGGGCAGGAGGTGCCCAGGGCACCCAGGCGCGGGTGTTCGGCGGCTTCGAGGAAGTCCAGGACGACGGCGTCATCGCTGAAGTGCCCCAGTTGCGGTTTGTCGGTGGAGGCCAGGCCGCGGATCACCGGTGCCAGGGCGGCGGCCTTGGCCCGCCGCTCAGCCTCCGGCAGTGCACCGTATCCGGGGAGCTTGGGCCCGAAGGGCTGGGCCTTGCCGTTGTCGCGGATGTACTTTTCGGCCTGCTCGATGATCCACAGGGAGTTGGTTTCCGCTTCTTCGCTGGTGGCGCCCCACGCGGTGATGCCGTGCCCGCCCAGGATGGTGCCGACGGCCTGCGGGTTGGCGTCCTTGATCGCGGCGATGTCCAGGCCCAGCTGGAACCCGGGACGGCGCCAGGGCACCCAGACCACCTTGTTGCCGAAGATCTTGGCGGTCAGCGTCTCGCCCTCGGCCGCCGTCGCGATCGCGATGCCGGAATCCGGGTGCAGGTGGTCCACGTGCGCGGCATCCACCAGCCCGTGCATCGCCGTGTCGATCGAGGGGGCCGCGCCGCCCTTGCCATGAAGGCAGTAATCGAACGCGGCCACCATCTCGTCCTCGCGCTCGACGCCGGGGTAGACGTTCTTGAGCGCGTTCAACCGGTCCAGGCGCAGCACGGCAAGGTTCTGCTCCTTCAGCGTGCCCAGGTCACCGCCGGAACCCTTAACCCACAGGAGTTCGACGTCCTCACCGGTGACCGGATCCGTTTCGGTGCCCTTGGCGGAGGTGTTGCCGCCGGCGAAGTTGGTGTTCCGCTTATCCGCGCCCAGGCGGTTGGAACGGGCAATCAGGTCTTCAACAGTCTTGTTGCTCATAACTTTCCTCAGGCACCCCATCCGGCTTGCTGGCCGCCCACGCGGTCCTCGTTGATCTTCTTCTGGTAACCGCTGGCCTTGAAGGCGGCCATCGGATCCGCGGGCAGGCCGCGGGATTCGCGCCACTGGGCCAGGATGGGCCGGACGTCGGTGTAGAAGGCGTCGTTGAAGATGCCGTTGGCGGCCAGGACATCCCCGGCACGCTGCGCCTCATCCAAAGCGGCCCTGTCCACCAGCAGCGCGCGCAGCGTCATTTCCTGGACATTGAGCACCGAGCGGATCTGGCCCGGGATCTTTTCCTCCAGGTTGTGGCACTGGTCCAGCATCAGGGCCACGCCCGAATCCTTGCCGAACCCACCACCACGGATCACCTCATGCATGATGCGGAAGAGCTGGAACGGGTCCGCGGCACCCACGATCAAGTCGTCGTCAGCATAGAAGCGCGAGTTGAAATCGAAGGACCCCAGCTTGCCCAGGCTCAGCAGCTGCATCACGATGAACTCGATGTTCGTGCCCGGGGCGTGGTGGCCGGTGTCGAGGCAGACAAAAGCCTTCTCCCCCAGGGCCAGCGTCTGGGCATAGGAGGTGCCCCAGTCCGGAACATCCGTGTGGTAAAAAGCCGGCTCGAAGAACTTGTACTCCAGCACCAGCCGCTGCTCGTCGCCCAGGGCCGCGTAGATTTCCTGCAGGGACTCGGCCAGCCGGTCCTGCCGGCCACGCAGGTCATCCTGGCCCGGGTAGTTGGTACCGTCCGCCAGCCAGATCTTCAGGTCGCGGGATCCGGTGGCGTGCATGATCTGGATGCAGTCGAGGTGGTGGTCGACCGCCCGGCGGCGGACCGCCTCATTTGAGGAAGTCAATGAGCCGAACTTGTACTCATCATCCTGGAAGGTGTTCGAGTTGATCGTGCCCAGGCCAACACCCAGTCCCGCGGCGTAGTCCTTCAACGCGGCGTAGTCGTCCACCTTGTCCCATGGAATGTGCAGGGCCACGGTGGGGGCCAAGCCGGTCAACTCATGGACTTTGGCGGCGTCCGCCAGCTTTTCCTGCACGGTCCGCGGCGTACCGGGTGTGCCGAACACCTTGAACCGCGTGCCTGAATTCCCATAGGCCCACGAAGGGACCTCAATGGCAAGCTCCCCGAGCCTGCCCAGCGCCGTTGCTACGTCATTCATGATGGTTCTTTCCGGTGTTTGAGCGTCATTCTGATGCATTGTGGTTGGTGCCCCGCTACTGGAGCCGTGCTGGTTTTTGCCCCGATCAGCCCACGGAGGGGAGGGCCGCCAACTGGCTGTCGAGGTTGAAGACTTCCTCAAGGACCTGGAACCCCTCATCGGGCGCCTGGCCGGAATCTTCAAAAAGAGTTGCCATTTCCGCCTGCCAGCGGGCGTTGACCTCCGTCAGGGCCATGCGGGCACGGACGGCGTCAAAATCGTCGCACTCCACGTAGCCCACCAGGAGCCCGTCTTCTCCCAGGAAGAGGGAATAGTTGTGCCAGCCCGCCTCCTCGAGGGCGTGCAGCATCTCCGGCCACACCTCTGCGTGGCGCCGACGGTATTCATCAATCAGCGCCGGCTGGACCGAGGAACGGAAGCACACCCTCATTGGAACCCCTCTTCAAACTTCGCGATTTTTTGAATCGTTTCATTGGTACGATTCAAAGTACTCTTGGATTTGAGCAGGTGTCAAGCAATGGCAAGAACTTTTGATTTCCCGCGCGGAACCGACTGCCGCGGGCATATCAGCACGGAGAATCGATGAACCGCACAGCCAGCATCAAGGACGTTGCCACCCACGCGGGCGTGGCCGTGGGCACGGTTTCCAACGTCCTGAACTATCCGGACCGGGTGTCAGAGCGGACCCGGGAGCGGGTGCTCCGATCCATTGACGAGCTCGGCTTTATCCGGAACGATGCCGCCCGCCAGCTCCGCGTGGGCCACAGCCGCACCATCGGACTGATTGTCCTGGACGTGGGCAACCCCTTCTTCACCTCCGTGGTTCGGGCGGCCGAGGACGCCGCAGCACTCCAGGGAAGCGCAGTCCTGCTCGGCGACAGCGGCCACAACGCCGGCCGGGAGGCGAACTACATCGACCTCTTCCAGGAGCAGCGCGTGCAGGGCCTGCTGATTTCCCCCGTGGGCGATATCGCGGAGAGGCTGGACCTCCTCCGTGAGCGCGGAGTGCCCACGGTACTGGTGGACCGTCTGGCTGACGAATCCAAGTTCAGTTCGGTTGCAGTGGACGACGACGCCGGCGGGTACCTTGCCGCCCGACACCTCCTGGACACGGGCCGCCGCCGGCTCGCCTTCGTGGGTGGCCCCACCTCCATCCGCCAGGTGGCGGACCGCCTCCAGGGGGCCCAGCGGGCCGTGAAGGAGGAGCCGGACGCCACCCTCGAGGTGCTGGAAGCCGAAGGTCAGACCGTCCTGGCCGGCCGCAGCGTGGGCGACGTGCTGGTGGAACGGGGCAGGGCCAAGTTGCCGGAGGGAATTTTCTGCGCCAACGACCTCCTGGCCCTGGGCGTCATGCAATCGCTCACCATGACCCACACCTTCCGCATCCCGGAGGACGTTGCCTTGATCGGCTACGACGACATTGACTTTGCCGCTTCGGCGGTGGTGCCGCTTTCCTCTATCCGCCAGCCGACGGAACTCCTGGGCCGGACAGCCATCGAGTTGCTGTCCGAGGAAGTGGAATCGCAGAATCCCGTCCACCGGTCCGTGGTGTTCACTCCCGAGCTGGTGGTCCGGCAAAGCACCGACACAGCCGCGGACGGAAAAACCAGCGCTGGCTGACGCAGCGGCGGCAGAGGCCCGGAAGGGCTATTTGCCGGACTGCTGCAGCCACTTCATGGAGTCGCTCCGGGAAGTGAAGAAGCGCGTGGGGCACGGCGGGACGTGGACTCCCAGGAAGAAGTTGGCGATGATTCGGTCCACGGGGCTTGCCCCCAGCAGGGCGATGCGGTTGGCCGCGCAGGGGATGGAGAAGACCGAGCGCGCCTGGATGCTGACATTCTCGGTGGTGGCCATGTCCACCAGCATGGGATAGGTGGCGTCGCCGGCTATGCGGTTCACCGCAGCCATGGCTGCCTGCGCATCCTCAACTTCTATGCGGACGCTGGGCTCCCAGATGAGGTGGATGATGCCGTCGGCGCGCAATTCCACGGTGCCCTTGCCGCCGTCGACCATTACGGGTTCCATCTCCCGCCTCCCTCCAGTGGGCAGTTCCTGACTCCACTATCTTGCCTTAGCGCGGGGAGTCAGGAAGACCGACCCACGCCCGGCAGCCTGCTGCCGGCTTGACTAATCAGCATGCTTACTAATAGGTTGGTCGACGTGCCCGTGGCCTGGATCACCATCCGGAGCTGCGTGTCGCGGCCCGCGAGGGCTGCATCTGAAACAAGTGCATTTGAAATAGCCAGTTCCGCCGGGGTTCTCCATGGGGGCGGAGCCTCGGGGGGTTCATTGCGCCGCAACCCGGCGCTGAAAGGATTTACCGAAAATGCGAACAAGGGTCTCAGCTTCAGTCACCGCCATTGCCCTCTCCGGCGCCATGCTCTTTGGCATGGCGGGTCCGGCCACGGCAGCGGCACCAGCGGCTCCTTCTGCCGCTTCCCAGTCATCACAGGTTGCCAACGTAACGGGAACCATCAACCAGACCATTGACGGCGTTGGCACCTTCGTTGGCTCGTTCACGCCGTCCAGCTTCAGCGCCCAGAACGGCCAGCTGAACGTCACCGGCCTGGTGCTGGGTACCTTCACGGACCTCAACGGCGTGGCCACCCCGGTCACCCAGACGGTAACCACCACCGCTGCGGCCGCACCCTCCACCGCGGCCGCCTTGGCCACCGGCGGCAGCTGCGACGTCCTTAACCTGGTCCTCGGCCCGCTGCACCTGGATCTCCTGGGACTCAACGTGGACCTCAACCAGGTGGTCCTGGACATCACATCCCAGACCGGAGCGGGCAACCTGGTGGGCAACCTCCTTTGCGCCGTCACCGGGCTCCTGGACGGCGGGACCGGCCTGAACGGCCTGGCCAACCTGCTCAACCGCATCCTGGGCCTCTAGTTCCCGGCGCGTCAATAACCTGCAACGCCAGCAAAGCGGGCGGCCCCGAAAAGGGCCGCCCGCTTTGCTGTGCATATGCGCACCGCTTAGAGCTTCTCCACCACCAGGTTTCGGTAGGCAGCCCGGAGCGGCGCCATCTGCCGAAAGCCGATCCGGCCCCCGCCAAGCACTGTGTCCGACGAATCACGCCACTCAAAGAGCGGCAGCCCGTTGATGGAAAAGGCCGCCAGCGGGCCGTCCTTGAGTACCTCCAGCCGATAGAAGTCCACGGCATCTTCCGCGGGCGGCAGCGGGTCCGCACCTTGGGCCACCAGTTCGAACCCTGCGCTCTTGCGCAGGTTGCAGGTCCGGAAAGCCCGCTCGGACTGGTACTTGTGCCGGAAATAGGAAACGTGCAGGGCGTCGATGTCGCCCGAGTGGTACTGCGGGTAGTAGCCGGTCCTGGGCGCGAGGGCCTGGCTGAACAGGTCCAGCCCCCGGTGGCCGGCAGCGGCAAAGAACAGCATGGCCAGGCCGGGTTCCGCGAGCGGCAGGAACTCCCAGCTGATGCGGATACCGTCCGGAAATTCCTCCGGGCACCAGAACGTCCAGTGCGCATGGTCGCCGAACTCCTGGTCGTCCAGGCTCCCCGACAGTTCCAGCGCACCGTCGTGGCTGCCAAGGCTTAGCGGCCCCTCCGCCACCCACTCCGCAACGTCGTCCGGCCCGGCCAGCGGATTGCGGTAAAGGACCCCCGTCTCCAGGCCTGCCGTGCCCACCTAGCTGCGTCCCGCCGTCGGGCTTAACTCCCTGGCATTGGCCGGCTCGCCTGTGCCGGCCACCCCGTACCCCAGCCCGCCAAGCTGCCCGGCCACCTCCCCCGCCACCAGCGCTGCTCCCTGCTGCGAAAAGTGGGTATCGTCAGCCAGGCCGTCCGGCCAGTGCGCGTGCTCACCGGGCCCGAAATGGCAAAACAACCCGCGCGACCCGTCGCGTCCCAGCCGCCGATACAGGTCCCGGGTCCAGGCGTTCAGGTCCATGACGGGGACGCCCAGCTCCAGGCCGAGCTCGCGGACCACCTCCGGATAGTCCTCCAGGCTTTCCTCAAGGGCAGCGTCCGACGACGGCGCGTCCAGGAAGTGCCGGCGCTCCACCGGTGTGCAGAGCACCGGAGCGGCGCCCAGGGCACGCACCTCGGCCACCATGGTGCGCAAGTTTGCCGCGTACCCGGTGCGGGCCGCCAGATGCTGCTTCTTCTGGTCGTTGTGGCCGAACTGGATGAGCACCAGGTCGCCGGCGCCTGCCTCGGCGAGCAGGTCCGTCCACAGCCCCTCGGCGCGGAAGGATTCGGTGCTCGCCCCACCCTTGGCGAAGTTATACACCGCGCCCCATGCATAGGTAAGCGGGGCCAGCCGGGCACCCCAGCCACTCATGGGGAACTCGTGCGTGGGACAGTTGGCCACGGTGGAGTCGCCGGCCAGCAGGATCTTCATGGTGTCCTTTCTTCTGCCTGGGCTCAGCCCTTGACGGAGCCGATGAGCATGCCCTTGGCGAAGTGCTTCTGCAGGAACGGATAGAAAATGAGGATGGGCAGGGTGGCCACCACGATCACGGCGAACTTAATGCCCTGTTCCGGCGGGATGTAGTTGGGATCCACGTTGCCGGTGCCCAGCAGGTCTGACGCGGCTGTGACCTGGCGCAGGTACATCTGCAGGGTCCACTTGGAGTTGTCGCTCAGGTACAGCAGGGGCGACATGAAGTCATTCCAGATGCCCACCGCATAGAACAGGGCGAAGGTTGCCAGGACCGGCTTGGACAGCGGCAGCAGGATCCGCCAGAGGATCCCGATTTCGGTGGCGCCGTCCATCTTGGCCGACTCCTCAAGCTCAGCCGGGAGTTCCTGGAAGAAGTTCTTGATGATGATCAGGCTGAACGGGTTGATCGCCGCCGGCAGGATCAGGGCCCAGTAGGAGTTGAGCAGGCCCAAGTCCTTGACCAGCAGGAACGTGGGGATCATGCCGCCGGAGAAGACCATGGCGAAGACCACCAGGGACAGGATCACGTTCCTGCCGCGCAGTGTTTTCTTGGCCAAGGGGTACGCCATGGTCACGGTGAAGGCCAGCTGGACCAGGGTGCCCACTGCCGTCACCAGGATGGTGGTCACCAGGGCGCGGACAAACGCCGGGGTGGCGAAGATGTACTCGTAGGAACCCAGGGTGAACTGCTCGGGCCAGACGAAGAACGCCCGGCGGGTGATCTCCGCTTCGGTGGCGAAGGAGCCGGCGAAGACATAGACGAACGGCAGCAGGGTGATGATGCCGATCAGGGACAGGAAAACGTAGTTGGCGGCGTCAAAGATCCGGCCGCCGCGGGTGTTGTGGATCTTCATTAGAACAGTCCGCTCTGGTTGAATCGCTTGGCCAGCCAGTTGGTGCCGAAGATCAGCACGATGCCCACCAGGGATTTGAACAGGCCCACCGCGGTGGAGTAGCTGTAGGCGCCCTGGGTGATGCCCACGAAGTAGACGTAGGTGTCAAAGACGTCCGCCACTTCGCGGTTGAGGGCGTTGGTCATCAGGTAGATCTGTTCGAAGCCGGTGTTGAGCATCTGCCCGATGGCCAGGATCAGCATCACGATGATGGTGGAGCGGATCGCGGGCAGGGTGATGTGCCAGACCCGGCGGAAGCGGCCGGCGCCGTCAATGATGGCTGCCTCGTACTGGTCCTGGTCCACGGTGGCGAGGGCGGCCAGGAAGATAATGGTGCCCCAGCCGGTGTTCTTCCAGATTTCCTGAAGCACGATCAGGGGCCGGAACCAGGCCGGGTCGCTCAGGAAGTCGATGTTGGTGCCCATGGCGTTGTTCATGAACTGGAACAGCGGCCCGATGTCCAGGGCGAACAGCAGGAAGCTCAGCGAGGCCACGATGGTCCACGACAGGAAGTGCGGGATGTACACCAGGGTCTGGACCGTGCGCTTGAGGATGGACAGCCGGACCTCGTTCAGCAGCAGCGCCAGGATGATGGTCAGCGGGAAGGCCACCCCCAAGTTCAGGAAGGCCAGGATCAGGGTGTTGCCCAGCAGCCGGGGAAAGTCCGGGTTGGCGAAAAAGTCCTCGAAGTTCCGGAACCCCACCCAGGGGCTGCCGTTAACGCCCAGGAAGGGGACGTAGTCCTTGAAGGCGATGGATACCCCGTACATGGGGGCGTAGCGGAACACCGCGAAGTACACCACGC
This window of the Pseudarthrobacter defluvii genome carries:
- a CDS encoding rhamnulokinase; this encodes MSAFASPPQRGAGGGVRTPGVFAAVDIGASSGRVMLGRVSGEGVELETVHRFPNGVVERDGGLRWDFDALYAEVLEGLRAAATVAAVQGERIASIGIDTWAVDYGLVDDAGKLVAQPFSYRDDRSRTAVAHVHGTLDPARLYQTTGLQFLQFNTIYQLATEQDLDGLHALLIPDLIAFLLTGVRGTEATNASTTGLFDAVAGEWATEFFTALGLRKDLFPPLIQPGEAYGDLLPDVAAAVGLPAETTVVAVGSHDTASAVAAVPAGNEAFAYISSGTWSLVGLELKHPVLTEASREANFTNERGVDGTIRYLRNVGGLWLLSECQRAWAGEGFQPELSALLAAAAALPADGPQINADDPGFIAPDNMPGRIRAAVRRAGADLGDDPAAITRCIMDSLAAGYARTITAAERLADRPVEVVHVVGGGSQNALLCQLTANATGKPVIAGPVEATALGNVLVQARAAGAATGGLPHLREIVAAGTTLRRYEPLVSVHEGYVP
- a CDS encoding bifunctional aldolase/short-chain dehydrogenase, whose protein sequence is MSNKTVEDLIARSNRLGADKRNTNFAGGNTSAKGTETDPVTGEDVELLWVKGSGGDLGTLKEQNLAVLRLDRLNALKNVYPGVEREDEMVAAFDYCLHGKGGAAPSIDTAMHGLVDAAHVDHLHPDSGIAIATAAEGETLTAKIFGNKVVWVPWRRPGFQLGLDIAAIKDANPQAVGTILGGHGITAWGATSEEAETNSLWIIEQAEKYIRDNGKAQPFGPKLPGYGALPEAERRAKAAALAPVIRGLASTDKPQLGHFSDDAVVLDFLEAAEHPRLGALGTSCPDHFLRTKVKPLILDLPADASVEDSVARLHELHADYREDYQAYYDRHADPDSPALRGADPAIVLVPGVGMFSYGKDKQTARVAGEFYINAINVMRGAEAISTYAPIEESEKFRIEYWALEEAKLARMPKPKSHATRIALVTGAASGIGKAIATRLASDGACVVIADLNLGNAQKVAEELGGADVAIGVQADVTDEAQVAAAIDAAVLAFGGVDLVVNNAGLSISKPLLETTEKDWDLQHNVMAKGSFLVAKAAAKVMIAQGMGGDIIYISSKNSVFAGPNNIAYSATKADQAHQVRLLAAELGEHGIRVNGINPDGVVRGSGIFAGGWGAKRAAVYGVEEEKLGEYYAQRTLLKREVLPEHVANAAAVLTSNELSHTTGLHIPVDAGVAAAFLR
- the rhaI gene encoding L-rhamnose isomerase, whose product is MNDVATALGRLGELAIEVPSWAYGNSGTRFKVFGTPGTPRTVQEKLADAAKVHELTGLAPTVALHIPWDKVDDYAALKDYAAGLGVGLGTINSNTFQDDEYKFGSLTSSNEAVRRRAVDHHLDCIQIMHATGSRDLKIWLADGTNYPGQDDLRGRQDRLAESLQEIYAALGDEQRLVLEYKFFEPAFYHTDVPDWGTSYAQTLALGEKAFVCLDTGHHAPGTNIEFIVMQLLSLGKLGSFDFNSRFYADDDLIVGAADPFQLFRIMHEVIRGGGFGKDSGVALMLDQCHNLEEKIPGQIRSVLNVQEMTLRALLVDRAALDEAQRAGDVLAANGIFNDAFYTDVRPILAQWRESRGLPADPMAAFKASGYQKKINEDRVGGQQAGWGA
- a CDS encoding L-rhamnose mutarotase codes for the protein MRVCFRSSVQPALIDEYRRRHAEVWPEMLHALEEAGWHNYSLFLGEDGLLVGYVECDDFDAVRARMALTEVNARWQAEMATLFEDSGQAPDEGFQVLEEVFNLDSQLAALPSVG
- a CDS encoding LacI family DNA-binding transcriptional regulator, with protein sequence MNRTASIKDVATHAGVAVGTVSNVLNYPDRVSERTRERVLRSIDELGFIRNDAARQLRVGHSRTIGLIVLDVGNPFFTSVVRAAEDAAALQGSAVLLGDSGHNAGREANYIDLFQEQRVQGLLISPVGDIAERLDLLRERGVPTVLVDRLADESKFSSVAVDDDAGGYLAARHLLDTGRRRLAFVGGPTSIRQVADRLQGAQRAVKEEPDATLEVLEAEGQTVLAGRSVGDVLVERGRAKLPEGIFCANDLLALGVMQSLTMTHTFRIPEDVALIGYDDIDFAASAVVPLSSIRQPTELLGRTAIELLSEEVESQNPVHRSVVFTPELVVRQSTDTAADGKTSAG
- a CDS encoding DUF7793 family protein: MEPVMVDGGKGTVELRADGIIHLIWEPSVRIEVEDAQAAMAAVNRIAGDATYPMLVDMATTENVSIQARSVFSIPCAANRIALLGASPVDRIIANFFLGVHVPPCPTRFFTSRSDSMKWLQQSGK
- a CDS encoding ABC transporter substrate-binding protein translates to MRTRVSASVTAIALSGAMLFGMAGPATAAAPAAPSAASQSSQVANVTGTINQTIDGVGTFVGSFTPSSFSAQNGQLNVTGLVLGTFTDLNGVATPVTQTVTTTAAAAPSTAAALATGGSCDVLNLVLGPLHLDLLGLNVDLNQVVLDITSQTGAGNLVGNLLCAVTGLLDGGTGLNGLANLLNRILGL
- a CDS encoding DUF1961 family protein, with the translated sequence MGTAGLETGVLYRNPLAGPDDVAEWVAEGPLSLGSHDGALELSGSLDDQEFGDHAHWTFWCPEEFPDGIRISWEFLPLAEPGLAMLFFAAAGHRGLDLFSQALAPRTGYYPQYHSGDIDALHVSYFRHKYQSERAFRTCNLRKSAGFELVAQGADPLPPAEDAVDFYRLEVLKDGPLAAFSINGLPLFEWRDSSDTVLGGGRIGFRQMAPLRAAYRNLVVEKL
- a CDS encoding rhamnogalacturonan acetylesterase, producing MKILLAGDSTVANCPTHEFPMSGWGARLAPLTYAWGAVYNFAKGGASTESFRAEGLWTDLLAEAGAGDLVLIQFGHNDQKKQHLAARTGYAANLRTMVAEVRALGAAPVLCTPVERRHFLDAPSSDAALEESLEDYPEVVRELGLELGVPVMDLNAWTRDLYRRLGRDGSRGLFCHFGPGEHAHWPDGLADDTHFSQQGAALVAGEVAGQLGGLGYGVAGTGEPANARELSPTAGRS
- a CDS encoding carbohydrate ABC transporter permease codes for the protein MKIHNTRGGRIFDAANYVFLSLIGIITLLPFVYVFAGSFATEAEITRRAFFVWPEQFTLGSYEYIFATPAFVRALVTTILVTAVGTLVQLAFTVTMAYPLAKKTLRGRNVILSLVVFAMVFSGGMIPTFLLVKDLGLLNSYWALILPAAINPFSLIIIKNFFQELPAELEESAKMDGATEIGILWRILLPLSKPVLATFALFYAVGIWNDFMSPLLYLSDNSKWTLQMYLRQVTAASDLLGTGNVDPNYIPPEQGIKFAVIVVATLPILIFYPFLQKHFAKGMLIGSVKG
- a CDS encoding ABC transporter permease, with product MAAPVIDTLAGERAGKTAPAPRKGGRFSVHFAHYKWLYLLLLPGVVYFAVFRYAPMYGVSIAFKDYVPFLGVNGSPWVGFRNFEDFFANPDFPRLLGNTLILAFLNLGVAFPLTIILALLLNEVRLSILKRTVQTLVYIPHFLSWTIVASLSFLLFALDIGPLFQFMNNAMGTNIDFLSDPAWFRPLIVLQEIWKNTGWGTIIFLAALATVDQDQYEAAIIDGAGRFRRVWHITLPAIRSTIIVMLILAIGQMLNTGFEQIYLMTNALNREVADVFDTYVYFVGITQGAYSYSTAVGLFKSLVGIVLIFGTNWLAKRFNQSGLF